One window of Candidatus Mycobacterium wuenschmannii genomic DNA carries:
- a CDS encoding STAS domain-containing protein translates to MTYALTITTAARSATLRVAGDLDYETADDMVEVATQLLDQNELSDLHLDFGETTFLDSAALSGLLLLHRRTSEADVALHLDNRPTFLDRVLQVTGLFNHFELTRTDAETGDPDLLGQTGSGESGAR, encoded by the coding sequence ATGACCTATGCACTGACGATCACCACCGCGGCACGGTCGGCCACTCTGCGCGTCGCCGGCGACCTGGACTACGAGACCGCCGACGACATGGTCGAGGTCGCGACGCAACTGCTCGACCAGAACGAGTTGAGCGACCTGCACCTCGACTTCGGCGAGACGACCTTCCTGGACTCCGCGGCGCTGTCCGGCCTGCTCCTGCTGCACCGCCGCACCTCCGAGGCGGACGTCGCGCTCCACCTCGACAACCGGCCGACGTTCCTCGACCGCGTCCTGCAGGTCACCGGGCTGTTCAACCACTTCGAGCTGACCCGAACCGACGCCGAGACCGGCGACCCAGATCTGCTGGGCCAGACCGGTTCTGGCGAATCCGGCGCCCGCTGA
- a CDS encoding PP2C family protein-serine/threonine phosphatase, producing MQEATPVQVDSGHESLWTYVACPTLVVDPTGVIRALSASAQTLLPAATLGSHLDATVDWLAPVHLRLVAESPVPDDRESFNASGAVGGRKFEAHHATLPSGEVAWSLVEDTGHVLREAQHALTREHERAEFLLEASSVLMASLNIDRCREATVLLAARDLADAAVVVAPASRGRRMPVFYCDDAGTVEQRSVDADPASVTGLGEALRGFPPVPSRWIDAATLPDWLIPTGCPRPVRSVMITPLPGHGVSAGALVLLRHEQEGEFSEGEEVLARLFAARAGAALSAARLYAEQAAITRTLMADLLPPELHPVHGIDFAGAYRASEDYEVVGGDFYDVHPAATPDGETLVVLGDVCGKGLEAAMLTGKIRNTLQALTPLAADHQGVLELLNNAMLSTEHARFATLVLASVANRDGEVALRLTSAGHLPPLIVRDGGRVEEADTRGTLIGALPSIQVESYETVLAPGETCVLYTDGVTEARGGPLGGYMFGEERLAAALAECAGMPAAAVVERVMMLATQWIGQQVHDDIAVVAITAPRRTHLSAVDGHTRGRFTA from the coding sequence ATGCAAGAAGCGACCCCGGTACAGGTTGACAGCGGCCACGAGTCGCTCTGGACCTATGTCGCCTGCCCGACCCTTGTCGTCGATCCGACCGGTGTCATCCGCGCGCTCAGCGCCTCGGCCCAGACCCTGCTTCCCGCCGCCACCCTCGGCAGTCACCTCGACGCCACCGTCGACTGGTTGGCGCCCGTGCATCTTCGGCTCGTCGCGGAGTCGCCCGTGCCGGACGACCGGGAGTCGTTCAACGCATCGGGCGCCGTCGGCGGACGCAAGTTCGAAGCGCACCACGCGACGCTGCCCAGCGGCGAGGTGGCGTGGTCGCTCGTCGAGGACACCGGCCATGTGTTGCGCGAAGCCCAGCACGCGCTGACCCGCGAACACGAGCGCGCGGAGTTCCTGCTCGAGGCCTCCTCGGTGCTGATGGCCTCACTGAACATCGACCGCTGCCGCGAGGCGACCGTGCTGCTGGCCGCGCGGGACCTGGCCGACGCTGCCGTCGTGGTCGCGCCCGCCAGTCGGGGCCGCCGGATGCCGGTCTTCTACTGCGACGACGCCGGCACCGTGGAGCAGCGCAGCGTCGATGCCGATCCGGCATCGGTGACCGGTCTCGGCGAGGCGTTGCGGGGTTTCCCGCCGGTGCCCTCGCGCTGGATCGACGCCGCGACACTGCCGGACTGGCTCATTCCGACCGGCTGCCCACGGCCGGTGCGCTCGGTGATGATCACGCCGCTGCCCGGTCACGGCGTGTCGGCGGGTGCCCTGGTGTTGCTGCGTCACGAACAGGAAGGCGAGTTCAGCGAGGGCGAAGAGGTGCTCGCGCGGCTGTTCGCGGCGCGGGCCGGCGCCGCGCTGTCGGCCGCGCGACTGTACGCCGAGCAGGCGGCGATCACCCGCACGCTGATGGCCGATCTGCTGCCGCCGGAGCTCCATCCGGTGCACGGGATCGACTTCGCGGGCGCATACCGGGCGTCCGAGGACTACGAGGTCGTCGGCGGTGACTTCTACGACGTCCACCCCGCGGCGACACCCGACGGTGAGACGCTGGTGGTGCTCGGCGACGTTTGCGGCAAGGGCCTCGAGGCCGCCATGCTCACCGGCAAGATCCGCAACACGCTGCAGGCGTTGACGCCGCTGGCCGCCGATCACCAGGGTGTGCTCGAGCTGTTGAACAACGCGATGCTGTCCACCGAGCACGCCCGGTTCGCGACGCTGGTGCTGGCCTCGGTCGCCAACCGAGACGGCGAGGTCGCCCTGCGGCTGACCAGCGCCGGCCACCTGCCTCCCCTGATCGTGCGCGACGGCGGGCGGGTCGAGGAAGCCGACACCCGCGGCACGCTGATCGGCGCGCTGCCGAGCATTCAGGTGGAGTCTTACGAGACCGTCCTGGCGCCCGGCGAGACCTGCGTGCTCTACACCGACGGCGTGACCGAGGCGCGCGGCGGGCCGCTGGGCGGCTACATGTTCGGCGAGGAGCGCCTCGCCGCCGCGCTGGCCGAGTGCGCCGGAATGCCCGCAGCCGCAGTAGTCGAGCGTGTCATGATGCTGGCCACCCAGTGGATCGGGCAGCAGGTTCACGACGACATCGCCGTCGTAGCCATCACCGCCCCGCGCCGCACCCACCTGAGCGCAGTCGACGGCCATACCCGGGGAAGGTTCACGGCTTGA
- a CDS encoding Zn-ribbon domain-containing OB-fold protein, translating into MAGQIPIVDYLVLDDGDPHLVAQECTHCGARFFDRRNACAGCFASEFSTVAVPTEGTLRAFTIVTFAAPGIPTPFVASVVDCDGTQVRTNVVNVEPDPANIRDGMKVRLATFPIGTDSAGTEAIGFGFEPAT; encoded by the coding sequence ATGGCGGGTCAGATCCCAATTGTCGATTATCTGGTGCTCGATGACGGCGATCCGCACCTCGTCGCGCAGGAATGCACACACTGCGGCGCCCGCTTTTTCGATCGGCGTAATGCCTGCGCGGGATGTTTCGCGTCGGAATTCTCGACGGTCGCGGTGCCCACCGAGGGAACCCTGCGGGCGTTCACCATTGTCACGTTTGCCGCACCAGGCATTCCCACCCCGTTCGTCGCTTCCGTGGTCGATTGCGACGGCACTCAGGTGCGCACCAATGTGGTCAATGTCGAACCCGATCCCGCGAACATCCGCGACGGCATGAAGGTGCGGCTGGCGACATTTCCGATCGGCACCGACTCGGCCGGGACCGAGGCGATCGGTTTCGGCTTCGAACCCGCGACCTGA
- a CDS encoding TetR/AcrR family transcriptional regulator, whose translation MTAVSDRPLRADAARNAERILRATREVYGELGPEAPIEAVARRAGVGERTLYRRFPGKAELVRAALDQCIAEDLTPTIAAARAATDPLEGLARLIDAAISLGAREHNLLTAARRAGSLTSDVSTDVIEALSELAERGQRAGVLRSDLAAADLPRILAMLYSVLQTMDAGSDGWRRYVALMLDSISAGERHPLPPVATLRFDAESSSWPM comes from the coding sequence ATGACCGCGGTATCCGACCGGCCGTTGCGCGCTGACGCCGCGCGCAATGCCGAACGGATTCTGCGCGCGACCCGCGAGGTCTACGGCGAACTCGGGCCGGAGGCGCCGATCGAGGCGGTCGCTCGTCGTGCCGGTGTCGGCGAGCGCACGCTGTATCGGCGATTTCCGGGCAAGGCCGAGCTAGTCCGGGCCGCGCTCGACCAGTGCATCGCGGAAGACCTCACGCCGACGATCGCCGCGGCCCGCGCGGCCACCGACCCGCTCGAGGGCTTGGCTCGGCTGATCGACGCGGCCATCTCGCTGGGCGCCCGCGAACACAACCTGCTGACGGCCGCCCGCCGGGCCGGATCCCTGACGTCGGACGTGTCGACCGACGTCATCGAGGCGCTCAGCGAACTGGCCGAACGCGGCCAGCGGGCCGGCGTCCTCCGGTCTGATCTGGCCGCCGCCGACCTGCCACGCATTCTTGCGATGTTGTACAGCGTGCTGCAGACGATGGACGCCGGCAGCGACGGGTGGCGTCGCTACGTTGCGCTCATGCTGGACTCGATATCCGCAGGTGAGAGGCATCCGTTGCCCCCGGTGGCCACGCTGCGCTTCGACGCGGAATCGAGCAGCTGGCCGATGTGA
- a CDS encoding cobalamin B12-binding domain-containing protein has translation MSAPDVDTASARGIGTDQALVREKLWGAVADSDEYAAVTTIFAAADAGMPPEEILLDVIARVQYKIGTEWAANRITVAQEHAATAINDRVIAALAQHPASRSTAQAGRVTVACVDGEWHALPARLLSETLRLRGWQVDFLGAQVPTPHLIAHLHQSGPDAVALSCSIPTGLPTAHAAITACQAAGVAVLAGGAAFGFDGRYARQLGADAWAPDARAAADLLAEGFLCTHLASNRQPVDDLPHLIDQEYTTVSQTATQLVKETFAALEDRIPAMRDYTEQQRQRTAEDIAHVVDFLIAGLYTDDDELFSGFIAWTADILTARGVPAATLFPTLDLVGKQLIEFPRSQRLLAAAHTALADKKSSATDPPTHT, from the coding sequence TTGAGCGCTCCCGACGTCGATACCGCCTCCGCTCGCGGTATCGGCACCGACCAGGCGCTGGTGCGCGAGAAGCTCTGGGGAGCCGTCGCTGACTCCGACGAATATGCCGCCGTGACAACGATTTTCGCCGCTGCCGACGCGGGCATGCCGCCCGAGGAGATCTTGCTGGACGTCATCGCGCGCGTGCAGTACAAAATCGGGACCGAATGGGCTGCCAACCGGATCACCGTCGCGCAGGAACACGCGGCAACCGCGATCAACGACCGCGTGATCGCGGCCCTCGCGCAACACCCCGCCAGCCGCTCGACCGCACAGGCCGGTCGCGTGACGGTGGCCTGCGTGGACGGCGAATGGCATGCGCTGCCGGCGCGGCTGCTGTCCGAGACCCTGCGACTGCGGGGTTGGCAGGTCGACTTCCTCGGCGCGCAGGTGCCCACGCCGCACCTGATCGCGCACCTGCACCAGAGCGGACCCGACGCGGTCGCGCTGTCGTGCTCGATTCCCACCGGGCTGCCGACGGCGCACGCGGCGATCACGGCGTGCCAGGCAGCCGGCGTCGCCGTTCTCGCCGGGGGCGCGGCGTTCGGATTCGACGGGCGGTACGCCCGCCAGCTCGGCGCCGACGCGTGGGCACCCGACGCCCGCGCCGCCGCTGACCTGCTGGCCGAGGGGTTTCTCTGCACCCACCTCGCGTCCAACCGGCAGCCGGTCGACGATCTGCCCCACCTGATCGACCAGGAGTACACCACGGTCAGCCAGACCGCGACGCAGCTGGTCAAAGAGACTTTCGCCGCGCTGGAGGACCGCATTCCGGCGATGCGCGACTACACCGAGCAGCAGCGGCAGCGCACGGCCGAGGACATCGCTCACGTGGTGGACTTCCTCATCGCCGGCCTCTACACCGACGACGACGAGCTGTTCAGCGGATTCATCGCCTGGACCGCCGACATCCTCACCGCTCGCGGCGTGCCCGCGGCGACGTTGTTTCCCACCCTGGACCTTGTGGGTAAACAGCTCATCGAATTCCCCCGCAGTCAGCGCCTGCTGGCCGCGGCACATACCGCCCTCGCCGACAAGAAGAGTTCGGCGACCGACCCCCCAACACACACATGA
- a CDS encoding cytochrome P450 — protein sequence MGTPVTSTTSELPVIPMRRAAGCPLAPPAEFESWRDEPGLRRATWNGQTVWSVSRYQDIRAALVDPRLSAQTLPDLATPSDDESAPVVFARIDDPEHHRLRRMMTSQFTFRRCEAMRPQIQDLVDHYLNAMIETGPPAEIVRDFALPVPSLVIALLLGVPTEDLELFQHNTAAGLDVNSTEEQRVRGFGEMYAYIQQLVARKERDPGDDLISRLLTDYVATGQLTRDTVAVNAVIMMQAGHETTANMISLGTVALLENPDAFQTLGEADDNAVIGRVVEELMRYLSIVHAQVDRIALEDLTLGGQLIRAGERVLMNLPAGNWDTAFAADPEKFDIQRNVRGHLGFGYGTHQCIGANLARVEMQVAFSTLARRLPGLRLAVPADELSFKDADIYGMKTLPVTW from the coding sequence ATGGGAACGCCGGTGACCTCAACCACCTCTGAACTACCTGTGATTCCGATGCGACGCGCCGCGGGATGCCCCCTGGCACCACCCGCGGAATTCGAAAGCTGGCGCGACGAACCGGGCCTGCGGCGGGCGACCTGGAACGGCCAGACCGTCTGGAGCGTCAGCCGTTATCAGGACATCCGGGCCGCGTTGGTCGACCCGCGGCTTTCCGCCCAGACGCTTCCAGACCTGGCGACGCCGTCGGACGACGAGAGCGCGCCGGTGGTCTTCGCGCGCATCGACGACCCCGAGCACCATCGACTGCGCCGGATGATGACGAGCCAGTTCACCTTTCGGCGCTGCGAGGCCATGCGGCCGCAGATTCAGGACCTGGTCGACCATTACCTGAACGCCATGATCGAGACCGGACCGCCGGCAGAGATCGTGCGCGACTTCGCGTTGCCGGTGCCGTCTCTGGTGATCGCCTTGCTGCTCGGCGTCCCGACCGAAGACCTCGAACTGTTCCAGCACAACACCGCGGCCGGCCTCGACGTCAACTCGACCGAGGAGCAACGGGTCCGGGGCTTCGGCGAGATGTACGCCTACATTCAGCAGTTGGTGGCGCGCAAGGAGCGTGACCCGGGCGACGACCTGATCAGCCGCCTGCTGACCGACTACGTCGCGACCGGCCAACTCACCCGCGACACCGTTGCGGTCAACGCCGTGATCATGATGCAGGCGGGCCACGAAACCACGGCCAATATGATCTCGTTGGGAACCGTTGCGCTGCTTGAAAATCCGGACGCATTCCAGACACTCGGCGAGGCCGACGACAACGCGGTCATCGGCCGCGTGGTCGAGGAGCTGATGCGATACCTGAGCATCGTGCACGCGCAGGTGGACCGCATCGCCCTCGAGGACCTGACGCTCGGTGGCCAATTGATCCGGGCCGGGGAGCGGGTGCTGATGAACCTGCCCGCGGGCAACTGGGACACCGCATTCGCCGCCGATCCCGAGAAGTTCGACATCCAGCGGAATGTCCGCGGGCACTTGGGTTTCGGATACGGAACACATCAGTGCATCGGGGCCAACCTGGCCAGGGTCGAGATGCAGGTGGCGTTCTCCACGCTGGCGCGCCGGCTGCCCGGGCTGCGACTTGCGGTACCGGCCGACGAACTGAGCTTCAAGGACGCCGACATCTACGGCATGAAAACCTTGCCGGTCACCTGGTGA
- a CDS encoding Hsp70 family protein produces MSRRAVLTVFPDRAPELGVPEDNPDDEDTGTLMTGFVEQIGGSKTLKSADGSVHDPSLLLVEALDALIAEAGGEAATSNITMAVPAHWGTEALRGMQEALNTHPEFVHGGIAPRLVPDSVAALTALNSDSRLPAKGVVALLDFGGGGTSITLADAASDFTPIADTLRYQDFSGDLLDEALMAHALDNAGRSLDPTGTAVAGQFAGLREECRLAKERLSIADTTELALDLPGRRARLEISRAEFDDLIEERLDGLFTAFDDMLRRNRIRSKDLAAVAMAGGTAKIPVVAQRVSSHTKASVITAMQPGLATAVGAVKLSARQPVEQRDGEREETTMSTLVGASTGGFATITSGVATTGRSIAPTDALGTSTGTFGASTGTFDIPTAGALFDDPSERLTELAWSQADDADDEPVVYTGEPYDTDEDRSTPSQLLQVPRYAPVEPVRTRGRRLPQLFLGLAALVSMIAIGGVAFTLTGSDHAPTVPSSTPAPPPPPVSSQLPSPSLAPPPSSEAPPPPPPPTEAPPPPPPVQTVTETYTPPPPPKPTQQATTTVPQPTTTTPQVASTTPSTTPPPPPPPSSSTPSQPAMTTTYLNLPFVPVPIPVQVPEGQQPQQPQNQYPQQNPYQQGPYQQNPYQQSPYGPQYSYPNPGYGY; encoded by the coding sequence GTGTCGCGACGCGCTGTGCTGACGGTTTTCCCGGACCGCGCGCCGGAACTCGGTGTGCCCGAAGATAATCCGGACGACGAAGACACCGGCACGCTGATGACGGGATTCGTCGAGCAGATCGGTGGGTCGAAAACCCTGAAATCCGCGGACGGTTCGGTCCACGATCCGTCGCTGCTGCTGGTTGAAGCCCTCGACGCGTTGATCGCCGAGGCCGGCGGCGAGGCGGCCACGTCGAACATCACCATGGCCGTGCCCGCGCACTGGGGTACGGAGGCGTTGCGGGGGATGCAGGAAGCGCTCAACACCCATCCCGAGTTCGTCCACGGTGGCATCGCGCCGCGCCTGGTTCCGGATTCCGTTGCCGCGCTGACCGCGTTGAACTCCGACTCCCGCCTGCCCGCCAAGGGCGTTGTCGCGCTGCTGGATTTCGGTGGCGGTGGCACCAGCATCACGCTCGCAGACGCCGCCTCCGACTTCACGCCGATCGCGGACACGTTGCGCTATCAGGACTTCTCCGGGGACCTGCTGGACGAGGCGCTGATGGCGCACGCGCTGGACAACGCGGGCCGCAGCCTCGACCCGACCGGCACCGCAGTCGCCGGACAATTCGCCGGTCTCCGTGAGGAATGCCGGCTGGCCAAGGAGCGGCTGTCCATCGCGGACACCACCGAGCTCGCACTCGACCTGCCCGGTCGGCGCGCCCGGCTGGAGATCAGCCGGGCCGAGTTCGACGACCTGATCGAGGAACGCCTGGACGGTCTGTTCACCGCGTTCGACGACATGTTGCGCCGCAACAGGATTCGTAGCAAAGATCTTGCGGCCGTGGCGATGGCCGGCGGCACGGCAAAGATTCCCGTTGTCGCCCAGCGTGTTTCGTCGCACACCAAGGCGTCCGTGATCACCGCCATGCAACCCGGACTCGCGACGGCCGTGGGCGCGGTCAAGCTCTCGGCCCGCCAACCGGTCGAGCAGCGCGACGGCGAGCGCGAAGAGACGACGATGTCGACCCTGGTCGGCGCGTCGACCGGCGGTTTCGCCACCATCACCAGCGGCGTGGCCACGACCGGTCGCAGCATCGCCCCCACCGACGCGCTCGGCACATCCACCGGGACGTTCGGCGCCTCCACGGGCACCTTCGACATCCCCACCGCCGGTGCGTTGTTCGACGACCCGTCTGAGCGCCTGACCGAGCTGGCCTGGTCGCAGGCCGACGACGCCGACGACGAGCCGGTGGTCTACACCGGCGAGCCGTACGACACCGACGAGGACCGCTCGACGCCATCGCAGCTGCTGCAGGTGCCCAGGTACGCGCCGGTCGAGCCGGTCCGGACGCGCGGCCGGCGGCTGCCGCAGCTGTTCCTCGGCCTCGCCGCGCTGGTGTCGATGATCGCGATCGGCGGCGTGGCCTTCACGCTGACCGGCAGCGATCACGCCCCGACCGTGCCCAGTAGCACCCCGGCGCCGCCGCCACCGCCGGTGAGCTCGCAGCTCCCGTCGCCGAGTCTGGCGCCGCCACCCAGCAGCGAGGCGCCACCGCCCCCGCCGCCACCGACCGAAGCCCCGCCACCGCCGCCCCCGGTCCAGACGGTGACCGAGACCTACACCCCGCCCCCGCCGCCGAAGCCCACGCAGCAGGCGACGACCACCGTGCCGCAGCCGACCACCACGACGCCGCAGGTGGCGAGCACGACCCCGAGCACCACCCCGCCTCCGCCGCCACCGCCGTCGTCGAGCACGCCGTCGCAGCCGGCGATGACGACGACGTACCTCAACCTGCCGTTCGTGCCGGTGCCGATCCCGGTGCAGGTCCCCGAGGGCCAGCAGCCGCAGCAGCCGCAGAACCAGTATCCGCAGCAGAATCCCTATCAGCAGGGCCCCTACCAGCAGAATCCGTACCAGCAGAGCCCCTACGGGCCGCAGTACTCCTACCCGAATCCGGGGTACGGCTACTAG
- a CDS encoding cutinase family protein: protein MSLSQFGRALFAGLTIVGGVSTAPAAIASAQPCPDVEAVFARGTSEPPGVGGIGQPFVDQLRTAIGPKSLDVYPVSYEASSNFNDRIEFARSVVDGITDASNHIEATAANCPKTRIVLGGYSQGAVVAGFTTSASVPDSVPAEYRSFLPKPMPPEVANHVAAVVLFGKPSAQWLQNYGAPVVTIGPLYAPKTDDLCADGDTICNGDPGGLPSFAHTTYPANGMTQQGADFAASHL from the coding sequence ATGTCCCTCAGCCAGTTCGGCCGTGCCCTTTTCGCAGGATTGACAATCGTCGGCGGGGTGTCGACCGCCCCAGCGGCGATCGCCTCCGCCCAGCCCTGTCCCGACGTCGAGGCGGTGTTCGCCCGCGGCACCAGCGAGCCACCGGGCGTCGGTGGCATCGGTCAGCCGTTTGTCGACCAACTGCGCACCGCGATCGGCCCGAAGTCGCTGGACGTCTACCCGGTCAGTTACGAGGCCAGCAGCAACTTCAACGACCGCATCGAATTCGCCCGCAGCGTGGTCGACGGAATCACCGATGCCAGCAACCACATCGAAGCCACCGCGGCGAACTGTCCCAAGACCCGGATCGTGCTCGGTGGCTACTCCCAGGGCGCGGTCGTCGCGGGCTTCACGACGTCGGCGTCCGTGCCGGACTCGGTTCCCGCGGAGTACCGCTCGTTCCTGCCGAAGCCGATGCCGCCTGAGGTCGCCAATCACGTTGCAGCGGTGGTCCTGTTCGGCAAGCCCTCGGCGCAATGGCTACAGAACTACGGGGCGCCCGTCGTCACGATCGGTCCGCTCTACGCGCCGAAGACCGATGACTTGTGCGCCGACGGCGACACCATCTGCAACGGCGACCCCGGCGGGCTGCCCAGCTTCGCGCACACCACCTACCCGGCGAACGGAATGACCCAGCAGGGCGCCGATTTCGCGGCCAGTCACCTGTAG
- a CDS encoding L,D-transpeptidase, whose translation MRAVVGSVLVAAGTAAAVVAGPAGVTLAASDQSYRFPVASIGPAAGQVVGVGYPVDITFRSPVTDRHAAERALHVSSSTPMTGKLQWLNNTAAQWVPDHFWPAHSTIALSVGGASAAIATGPAVLGVADISDHTFTVSVDGVPKGPLPTPHHQPHFGEPGVLPASMGRPHFPTPTGVYTVLAKDRTVIMDSSSVGIPVTDPEGYNTPVDFATRFSSRGLFVHSAPWAVQALGRENVSHGCISLSPADAEWYFNTANIGDPIVVKE comes from the coding sequence ATGCGCGCGGTCGTTGGGTCTGTTCTCGTGGCGGCTGGTACCGCCGCAGCTGTCGTTGCCGGCCCCGCGGGGGTGACCCTCGCCGCGTCGGATCAGTCCTACCGGTTCCCGGTCGCCTCGATCGGACCCGCAGCGGGTCAGGTTGTCGGAGTGGGCTACCCCGTCGACATCACATTCCGGTCGCCGGTCACTGACCGGCACGCCGCGGAGCGTGCCCTGCACGTGTCATCCTCGACCCCGATGACCGGCAAGCTGCAGTGGCTGAACAACACTGCCGCACAATGGGTTCCGGACCACTTCTGGCCCGCACACAGCACGATTGCCCTGTCGGTCGGCGGCGCGTCGGCGGCGATCGCAACCGGCCCCGCGGTGCTCGGCGTCGCGGACATCTCCGACCACACGTTCACGGTGAGCGTGGACGGCGTGCCGAAGGGCCCGCTGCCGACACCGCATCATCAGCCGCACTTCGGCGAGCCCGGTGTACTGCCCGCGTCGATGGGCCGCCCGCACTTCCCGACGCCCACCGGCGTTTACACCGTGCTCGCGAAAGATCGCACGGTCATTATGGATTCGAGCAGCGTCGGTATCCCGGTCACCGATCCCGAGGGTTACAACACCCCGGTGGACTTCGCCACCCGCTTCAGCAGCCGCGGCCTGTTCGTGCACTCGGCCCCGTGGGCGGTCCAGGCCCTCGGACGTGAGAACGTCAGCCATGGCTGCATCAGCCTGAGCCCCGCCGACGCCGAGTGGTACTTCAACACCGCCAACATCGGCGATCCGATCGTGGTCAAGGAGTAA
- a CDS encoding SDR family NAD(P)-dependent oxidoreductase — protein sequence MRFDDQVAVITGAGGGLGLQYALLLASRGARIVVNDTGGAVTGSGSNTGAASAAVEEVRRHGGEAVADTHSVATSEGGQAIIDTALEAWGRVDIVINNAGIVRDGPFEEITADRLDPLVDVHLKGAFNVSRPAWKLMRERGYGRILNTCSAAGLLGAERMSNYGAAKTGLVGLTRVLAAEGANHDIKVNAIAPIAYTRMLAQSVEKAGQPEDAAAQAILDDLVAQYLQKLDPALVAPVAAFLTHRDCPVSGEIYTVGAGHVSRFFIARTKGFFDPALSVEQVRDHIAEIRDETGYSVPGGPGDEMAELFATIMASQPD from the coding sequence ATGCGGTTCGACGACCAGGTCGCGGTGATCACTGGCGCCGGTGGCGGTTTGGGCCTGCAGTACGCGTTGCTGCTGGCATCGCGCGGTGCCCGGATCGTCGTCAACGACACCGGCGGAGCGGTGACGGGTTCGGGCTCGAACACCGGCGCGGCGTCCGCGGCCGTCGAGGAAGTCCGTCGGCACGGCGGTGAGGCGGTCGCCGACACCCACAGCGTCGCCACTTCCGAAGGCGGGCAGGCGATTATCGACACGGCCCTGGAGGCGTGGGGTCGAGTGGACATCGTGATCAACAACGCCGGCATCGTGCGTGACGGGCCGTTCGAGGAGATCACCGCCGACCGCCTCGATCCACTGGTGGACGTGCACCTCAAGGGCGCGTTCAACGTGAGCCGGCCCGCCTGGAAGCTCATGCGCGAGCGGGGATACGGACGCATCCTGAACACCTGCTCGGCCGCCGGGCTGCTGGGCGCCGAACGGATGAGCAACTACGGCGCGGCCAAGACGGGGCTGGTCGGCCTGACCCGGGTACTCGCCGCCGAAGGCGCCAACCACGACATCAAGGTCAACGCGATCGCCCCGATCGCCTACACCCGGATGCTGGCGCAGTCCGTGGAGAAGGCGGGCCAGCCGGAAGACGCGGCAGCCCAAGCGATCCTCGACGACCTTGTGGCGCAATACCTTCAGAAGCTCGACCCCGCACTGGTCGCGCCGGTGGCCGCGTTTCTGACTCATCGGGACTGCCCGGTGTCCGGAGAGATCTACACAGTCGGCGCCGGCCACGTCTCCCGATTCTTCATCGCCCGGACCAAAGGCTTCTTCGATCCGGCGCTCTCGGTGGAGCAGGTCCGCGACCACATAGCCGAAATCCGCGACGAGACGGGCTATTCGGTGCCCGGTGGGCCGGGTGACGAGATGGCCGAGTTGTTCGCCACGATCATGGCGAGCCAGCCCGACTGA